A window of the Drosophila simulans strain w501 chromosome 2L, Prin_Dsim_3.1, whole genome shotgun sequence genome harbors these coding sequences:
- the LOC6730617 gene encoding uncharacterized protein LOC6730617 isoform X6, whose translation MDAPDVGRIIRAPARRKRNDEQLMDRIKLKKVLGLTVCSNAALDVSPVSGLLAYPAGCTVVLFNAKRQTQAYLVNTSRKAFTSVAFSRCGRYVATGECGINPAIKVWELETPNGSLEHCSGGSVVAEFVDHKYAVTCVAFSPTGKYLVSVGSQHDMIVNVFDWRANLKMASNKISSKVAAVCFSEDGSYFVTVGNRHVKYWYLEGGRKYKDPIPLMGRSAILGDLRDNDFCAVACGKGICAESTYAITRQGHLVEFSSRRLLDKWVQCRTTNANCICVNERFILVGCAESIIRIFNAATLEYVTTLPRTHYLGVDVAQGIQINHIMSVPQQAKFPDCIAMVFDEQRSKVSCVYNDHSLYIWDLRDISRVGKSHSFLYHSTCIWGVETVPYNVEREPSQTLPEECFVTCSSDDTIRVWGLDGCTNNDIYRRNIYSKELLKIVYSDDELQFIKDQGSSLFDKAGNSSYDGRNGVRCIKISPELQHLASGDRCGNIRVYSLVNLRLLTTIEAHESEVLCLEYSNEKIERKLLASASRDRLIHVFDVAQNYLLLQTLDDHSSSITSIKFVGAGLNFQMISCGADKSIMFRSFQGNIFMRGTNTSGKTTLYDMEVDSNAKHILTACQDRNVRVYGTQNAKQTKTFKGSHSDEGSLIKLSLDPSGIYVATSCTDKTLAVYDYYSNECMARMYGHSELVTGLKFTNDCRHLISASGDGCIFIWQVPHDMIVTMQARMSQQRLRSGHAPLPRPLAPISPPDGIVLESPTSEIEQPQLQPKFGVAERFSDVGQLPQWAMRKAAADSDSGALSIPTPIGGSATVPGMHAASSMGNLSSSPSQQMTGLAPRARGRWAQRSTQLETADDLRSNSESPLGTVSSVGGHSGVNVQTSDYNSASSKDITYNQTYLSEDSSIDSGMETRRGELKFIGSSNNGTVVTVSSVSSMAVFASNGAMSTGSGAAQQRLQLPDKRLKPGLRFDTHTHDHDGDVEDISDGERTSSDHGMFYNNLAPSTPTDFKVTAMNEDELRKSVRRQKFEKSGLQLTPSALSGNGSSHTASTGTGTSDTEDEGSTPSAENAERSLASTLGGSSENLPQASTNSFLHAALPEGPGLTTPMERGGSSRRSISAKHNTENGKSVAAPPTITKSYTSTKKEELLQVINKVKQQLENVGHRPLRGSHSISDLSLAANLDGSRNAGGGPGRYTKPVASHDTSQYTSPQNTTATAAPTNTQQQLQPPVQKQYQIPKEPHQQAQQQHQQYAPPASQQFFNCAAPKSKLQQNFQTMRQVQQHYPPYPHHVGVHQIHPPPGVPFGGSAAGSTTSMRSHSQPQNRQQQQQQQQQRAKRNPAGNNRRTPSILKHYKSCPVSPVHEEVEWSAEGNERGALLGEPKRHSVYADDARTILDMIHADTEKMIDEITRKYGDLDEPGIPASYSMPANLRNLGGLGSTGDSTPTGRTTQYYVYREFYQCERKVSLSDILQPEQFAASQRRLDEARFLETQRHSSASFFLTGQQSQESLSLLSDGDGPGSYCNSLESVLSDESDCQSAPLEYPQTQVAVLQQRHAGIRNFIIHGPVSKSYGNSPNAYGSFDYYMRQQHSTTTDSFDVTGYNLEPLKPLPSSKTYPRIAQVQVSENIPTLRSKNKQYTSGVNKSLSTDFAQQRQQRNSNPMQSGDNLFVRKPLKPKPPVPAKPHNLVSTLSHMEKQQKQKSQSRTASVVQQFEHNLQKFEKEKQREREQQRRPAMRSSVSSGALAGGSATQSCLKKVSRFDTSESSRRATSVRQKNRPKISVRFNTVSQIKYTPSAKRERLTREEEPPEMEVGSLPSDYGERSFEMYFAENGNAPENLENMQSLKLYTKPQLQAVVDEIQQEREKYRKNLDNAGKISGKGGSGKGKGAGSSTSHQCQNIAKKIDIIEKLIAMEENKMEQIRLATESRLRPFNCNAKEKGYVKSLTMNFDMLARGEDPTEDEDLASRDASDLCAYARNIRRNCSLPDVLESTDFTGIYNSQGVELAKEVIADDESGDPANPGITADSANHDDIGQTVVLRMEPGNPKTLNPMPIEESSIRRACSLSDLHMGNFGKPGKSQNGTPQKPQVQHRNGNVSRSASKRNSLQGKTGLGASSNSMNVLNQGSDSEPEDSNRLRSASNGQGRSNGPIAANRQYSNKINNVNNNRRKTPNFSSATPMQDDSSSEETPNSTVNNKPIVPPRPRNLAFDHKSKLMINNSGSPGGNAKQRSGVTSTEDFEGTDPEAQVHNVINKLYTTTQAAMQLHANLKNTLLLKELENALIMSRNMLSSITNRQADKTNNGGGGLGVGGSGGLNHDQLNADNGDYLMMVNNCADLLSNLRTKHKPDDCENNS comes from the exons ATAAAACTCAAAAAGGTCCTGGGCCTCACCGTGTGCAGCAATGCGGCTCTGGATGTGTCCCCAGTCAGCGGCCTGCTGGCCTATCCAGCTGG CTGCACCGTGGTGCTCTTCAATGCGAAACGCCAGACACAGGCCTACCTGGTCAACACCTCCCGCAAAGCATTCACATCCGTGGCGTTCTCCCGGTGTGGTCGCTACGTGGCCACCGGGGAGTGTGGCATCAATCCGGCCATCAAGGTCTGGGAGCTGGAGACTCCGAACGGAAGTCTGGAGcactgcagcggcggcagtgTTGTTGCGGAGTTTGTGGACCACAAATACGCCGTCACCTGTGTG GCCTTTTCGCCCACTGGCAAGTACCTGGTTTCGGTGGGCTCCCAGCACGACATGATTGTCAATGTGTTCGACTGGCGGGCCAACCTCAAGATGGCCTCGAATAAAATCAGCTCTAAGGTGGCTGCCGTGTGCTTTTCCGAGGATGGCAGCTACTTTGTGACCGTGGGCAATCGCCACGTGAAATACTGGTATCTGGAGGGCGGAAGAAAG TACAAGGATCCTATTCCCCTGATGGGTCGGAGCGCAATTCTGGGCGATTTGCGGGACAACGACTTTTGTGCGGTGGCGTGCGGCAAGGGGATATGTGCGGAGAGCACGTACGCTATCACGCGGCAAGGACACTTGGTGGAGTTCAGCTCCCGCCGCCTGCTCGACAAGTGGGTGCAGTGCCGCACCACCAATGCCAACTGTATCTGCGTGAATGAAAGGTTCATTCTCGTGGGCTGTGCGGAGTCCATCATCCGCATCTTCAATGCGGCCACGCTGGAATACGTGACCACTCTGCCCAGAACTCATTACCTGGGCGTGGATGTGGCCCAGGGCATCCAGATCAACCACATCATGTCGGTGCCACAGCAGGCCAAGTTCCCCGACTGCATTGCCATGGTGTTCGACGAACAGCGTTCCAAG GTGAGCTGCGTTTACAACGATCACTCTCTTTACATCTGGGATCTGCGCGACATCTCACGAGTGGGCAAGTCGCACTCGTTCCTTTATCACTCCACTTGCATCTGGGGCGTGGAGACAGTGCCATATAACGTGGAGCGGGAGCCATCGCAAACCCTTCCAGAGGAATGCTTCGTCACCTGCTCCTCGGACGACACGATCCGTGTCTGGGGATTGGACGGATGCACCAACAACGATATCTATCGGAGGAACATCTACTCCAAGGAGTTGCTGAAGATCGTCTACAGCGACGATGAACTGCAGTTTATCAAGGATCAGGGTTCGTCCCTGTTCGACAAAGCTGGAAACTCCTCCTACGATGGAAGGAATGGAGTGCGGTGCATCAAGATCAGTCCGGAACTGCAGCACTTGGCCAGTGGAGATCGTTGCGGCAACATACGCGTGTATAGTCTGGTCAATCTGCGCCTCCTCACCACCATCGAAGCCCATGAGTCTGAGGTGCTTTGCTTGGAGTATTCCAATGAGAAGATCGAACGAAAGTTATTAGCCAGTGCCAGTAGGGATCGACTGATCCATGTTTTCGACGTGGCGCAGAATTATCTACTGCTACAAACGCTGGATGATCACAGCTCCTCCATCACCTCCATTAAGTTTGTGGGTGCAGGACTCAACTTCCAGATGATCAGTTGTGGCGCCGACAAATCTATTATGTTTAGGAGTTTTCAG GGAAATATCTTCATGAGGGGCACCAACACCTCAGGAAAGACGACGTTGTACGACATGGAGGTGGACTCGAATGCCAAGCACATTTTGACCGCCTGCCAGGATCGCAACGTGCGGGTTTACGGAACCCAGAATGCCAAGCAAACAAAGACCTTCAAGGGCTCTCATTCAGACGAAGGAAGTCTGATCAAACTCAGTCTCGATCCCAGTGGCATCTATGTGGCCACTTCCTGCACGGATAAAACGCTTGCTGTTTATGATTACTACTCCAATGAGTGCATGGCAAGGATGTACGGTCACAGCGAGTTGGTCACGGGACTCAAGTTCACCAACGATTGCAGACATTTAATTTCCGCAAGTGGCGACGGTTGCATTTTCATATGGCAAGTGCCACACGATATGATAGTGACCATGCAGGCCAGGATGTCGCAACAGCGTCTCAGATCTGGACATGCTCCATTGCCGCGACCCTTGGCTCCCATTTCGCCACCGGATGGTATTGTCCTGGAATCGCCTACCAGTGAAATAGAGCAGCCGCAATTGCAGCCCAAGTTCGGAGTAGCCGAAAGGTTTTCCGATGTGGGTCAACTGCCTCAGTGGGCGATGCGAAAAGCAGCAGCCGATTCGGATAGTGGGGCCTTGTCCATACCCACGCCCATTGGTGGATCTGCAACTGTGCCTGGCATGCATGCTGCTTCATCGATGGGAAATCTAAGCTCATCGCCCAGTCAACAGATGACAGGACTGGCACCCCGGGCCAGGGGAAGATGGGCCCAGAGGAGCACTCAGTTGGAAACGGCCGATGACCTGCGTTCCAACTCCGAAAGTCCTCTGGGAACCGTTTCGTCTGTAGGTGGTCACAGCGGTGTAAATGTCCAGACCTCTGATTACAATAGTGCCTCTTCCAAGGACATTACGTACAATCAAACCTACTTGAGTGAGGACTCCTCCATCGATTCTGGGATGGAGACGCGAAGGGGCGAACTCAAGTTcattggcagcagcaacaacggaACGGTGGTCACTGTGTCCTCCGTTTCCTCGATGGCTGTTTTTGCCTCCAATGGTGCCATGTCGACGGGTTCTGGAGCTGCCCAACAGCGTCTTCAGTTGCCGGATAAACGGTTAAAGCCGGGTCTGCGATTCGATACCCATACCCATGATCACGATGGGGATGTGGAAGACATCTCCGATGGAGAGAGAACTAGCTCCGATCACGGAATGTTCTACAACAACCTCGCGCCCAGCACGCCAAC AGATTTCAAGGTGACGGCCATGAACGAGGATGAGCTGCGCAAATCGGTGCGCCGTCAGAAGTTTGAAAAGTCCGGCCTTCAGCTTACCCCTTCGGCTctcagcggaaacggaagttcGCATACTGCGAGCACCGGAACTGGGACCTCCGATACCGAAGACGAAGGCTCCACGCCCAGTGCCGAAAATGCCGAGCGGTCGCTGGCCTCGACGTTGGGTGGCAGTTCGGAGAATCTGCCCCAGGCCAGCACCAACAGCTTCCTGCACGCCGCCTTGCCAGAGGGACCGGGACTAACAACGCCAATGGAAAGGGGTGGCAGCA GTCGCCGCAGCATCAGCGCCAAGCACAATACGGAGAATGGGAAAAGCGTGGCCGCGCCGCCCACCATCACCAAGTCGTATACAAGCACCAaaaaggaggagctgctgcaggtCATCAACAAGGtcaagcagcagctggagaat GTAGGCCATAGACCCCTCCGGGGAAGCCATAGCATATCGGACCTGAGTCTGGCAGCCAACTTGGATGGATCGAGGAATGCGGGCGGAGGACCAGGACGTTACACGAAGCCAG TTGCCTCCCATGACACTTCGCAGTATACTAGCCCTCAAAACACAACAGCAACGGCTGCACCAACGAATAcccagcagcaactccagcCACCAGTGCAGAAGCAGTATCAAATTCCAAAGGAGCCACATCAGCaagcccagcagcaacatcagcaataTGCGCCTCCTGCCtcccaacaatttttcaactGTGCTGCCCCGAAATCGAAGCTGCAACAGAACTTCCAGACGATGCGACAGGTGCAGCAGCACTATCCGCCCTATCCACATCATGTGGGTGTGCATCAGATCCATCCGCCTCCCGGGGTTCCGTTCGGAGGATCTGCTGCGGGGTCCACAACTTCAATGCGTTCGCATTCCCAGCCGCAAAAtcgccaacagcagcagcagcagcagcaacaaagagCAAAGAGGAATCCAGCTGGGAACAACCGGCGTACGCCTAGCATCCTAAAGCACTACAAATCCTGTCCAGTTTCTCCAGTCCACGAAGAGGTGGAATGGTCTGCCGAGGGAAACGAAAGAGGAGCTCTGCTCGGCGAGCCCAAAAGGCACTCTGTTTATGCTGATGATGCTAGAACTATTCTGGACATGATCCATGCTGATACGGAAAAGATGATTGATGAGATCACCCGAAAATACGGAGATCTGGATGAACCCGGTATCCCAGCATCGTACTCCATGCCAGCGAATCTGAGAAACTTGGGAGGACTGGGTTCCACTGGTGATTCCACGCCCACTGGCAGAACTACACAGTATTACGTTTACAGGGAATTTTACCAATGCGAGAGGAAGGTGTCCCTCTCGGATATTCTGCAGCCCGAGCAATTTGCGGCCAGTCAGAGAAGATTGGACGAGGCTAGATTTTTGGAGACCCAACGCCATTCCAGTGCCAGTTTCTTCCTCACCGGCCAGCAGAGTCAGGAGTCACTCTCTCTGCTTTCCGATGGCGATGGTCCTGGAAGCTATTGCAACAGCTTGGAGAGCGTACTGTCGGATGAAAGTGATTGCCAGAGTGCTCCCCTGGAGTATCCTCAAACTCAGGTGGCTGTTCTTCAACAGCGCCATGCCGGCATCCGGAACTTTATTATCCACGGTCCGGTGTCCAAGTCCTACGGAAACAGCCCGAATGCCTACGGGAGCTTCGACTACTATATGCGACAACAGCACTCCACAACAACGGACAGCTTCGACGTCACAGGCTACAATCTGGAGCCACTGAAACCACTGCCCAGTTCTAAGACATATCCCAGGATAGCTCAGGTTCAGGTGTCTGAAAATATACCCACTCTGCGATCCAAGAATAAGCAATATACCTCAGGTGTTAACAAGTCCTTAAGTACGGACTTCGCCCAACAGCGACAGCAAAGGAATTCGAATCCCATGCAATCAGGTGACAATCTTTTTGTGAGGAAACCACTGAAACCCAAGCCGCCGGTGCCAGCAAAACCTCACAATCTAGTCAGCACCTTGAGCCACATGGAGaagcagcaaaaacagaaatccCAGTCCAGAACCGCCAGTGTTGTCCAGCAATTTGAGCATAATTTACAGAAAttcgaaaaggaaaagcaaaggGAGCGGGAACAGCAAAGGAGGCCGGCGATGCGGAGCTCAGTAAGTTCTGGAGCTCTGGCTGGAGGATCAGCCACCCAGAGTTGTCTGAAGAAAGTCTCCCGCTTTGATACCAGCGAAAGCAGTCGAAGGGCCACCAGTGTGAGACAGAAAAATAGGCCAAAGATCTCTGTGCGCTTCAACACAGTCTCGCAGATCAAGTATACGCCCAGTGCCAAGAGGGAGAGGCTGACGAGAGAAGAGGAGCCACCGGAAATGGAGGTGGGCAGCCTGCCCAGCGACTATGGAGAGCGCAGTTTCGAAATGTATTTCGCGGAGAACGGAAATGCTCCGGAGAATCTGGAAAACATGCAGAGCCTTAAACTGTACACCAAACCCCAACTCCAAGCAGTGGTGGATGAGATACAGCAGGAGCGGGAAAAGTATCGAAAAAACCTTGACAACGCTGGCAAGATTAGCGGAAAGGGAGGAAGTGGAAAGGGAAAAGGAGCAGGCAGCTCCACCAGCCACCAGTGCCAGAATATAGCCAAAAAGATCGACATCATCGAGAAGTTAATCGCCATGGAGGAGAACAAAATGGAGCAAATACGTTTGGCGACCGAATCGCGCTTGAGGCCCTTCAATTGCAATGCCAAGGAGAAGGGCTATGTGAAAAGTTTGACCATGAACTTTGACATGCTGGCCAGAGGTGAAGATCCCACAGAAGATGAGGATCTGGCATCCAGAGATGCCTCGGATTTGTGCGCCTATGCGAGGAACATCCGCAGAAACTGCAGCTTGCCAGATGTCCTGGAGAGCACCGATTTCACTGGCATCTACAACAGCCAGGGTGTGGAGTTGGCCAAGGAAGTGATTGCCGACGATGAGAGCGGGGATCCGGCGAACCCAGGGATCACTGCAGATAGCGCTAATCACGATGACATCGGACAGACTGTTGTTTTGAGGATGGAGCCAG GCAATCCCAAAACGCTCAATCCCATGCCCATCGAGGAGTCCTCCATACGCCGCGCCTGTTCGCTGAGCGACCTGCACATGGGCAACTTTGGCAAGC ctggaaaatcgcAGAATGGCACTCCACAGAAGCCGCAGGTCCAGCACCGAAATGGAAACGTCTCGCGATCGGCCAGCAAAAGGAACAGTTTGCAGGGCAAAACTGGGTTGGGTGCCTCCAGCAACTCCATGAACGTTCTCAATCAGGGC AGCGACTCGGAACCCGAGGACAGCAACCGCTTGCGAAGTGCCAGCAACGGGCAGGGACGCAGCAACGGACCCATTG CTGCGAATCGCCAGTACAGCAACAAGATTAACAATGTTAACAACAATCGGCGAAAGACGCCAAACTTTAGCAGTG CCACGCCCATGCAGGACGACTCCAGCTCCGAGGAGACGCCCAATAGCACTGTCAACAACAAGCCCATTGTGCCACCAAGGCCTAGGAACCTGGCCTTTGATCACAAGAGCAAACTGATGATCAACAACAGTGGCAGCCCCGGCGGAAATGCCAAACAGAGGAGCGGAGTGACTTCCACTGAGGATTTCGAGGGCACAGATc CTGAAGCCCAAGTACACAATGTGATCAATAAACTTTATACAACCACACAAGCAGCTATGCAGCTGCATGCGAATCTGAAGAATACGCTGCTGCTGAAGGAACTGGAGAACGCCCTGATCATGTCCAGGAATATGCTAAGCAGCATCACCAATCG ACAAGCGGATAAGACGAACAACGGAGGCGGGGGATTAGGAGTGGGTGGTAGTGGGGGATTGAACCACGATCAGCTGAACGCTGACAACGGAGACTATCTGATGATGGTCAACAACTGTGCCGATCTTTTGAGCAATTTACGCACGAAGCACAAACCCGATGACTGTGAGAATAACTCCTAG